The following are from one region of the Paenibacillus sabinae T27 genome:
- a CDS encoding nuclear transport factor 2 family protein codes for MIEKDMDKFIELFDENVIFEFPFAPKGYTLKLEGKSALYKYVKEIPNKIELSKFKEPTFHLTLNPNVIIIEFGIEEGQAIITGKPYLQSYISVIETKENKIVHYKDYWNPVVALAALGEESSFLEVYKAQQQ; via the coding sequence ATGATAGAAAAGGACATGGATAAATTTATCGAATTGTTTGATGAGAATGTCATCTTCGAATTTCCATTCGCGCCCAAAGGATATACCCTGAAATTAGAAGGGAAATCTGCCCTTTATAAATATGTAAAGGAAATTCCCAACAAGATTGAGCTCTCCAAATTTAAAGAACCGACTTTCCATCTGACTCTGAACCCCAATGTGATAATTATTGAATTTGGAATCGAAGAAGGGCAGGCCATAATAACCGGTAAGCCTTATCTGCAAAGTTATATTTCCGTGATTGAAACGAAGGAAAACAAGATCGTTCACTACAAGGATTATTGGAATCCGGTTGTCGCGCTTGCAGCTCTTGGGGAAGAGTCCTCGTTCCTGGAAGTTTACAAAGCGCAGCAGCAATAA
- a CDS encoding gamma carbonic anhydrase family protein, which translates to MNIYEFNGIYPKIADGVFIAPTATIIGDVVIEEGSSIWFGAVLRGDAGSIRIGKNNSIQDNCVVHMTDSGTFIGDNNTIGHGSILHNCTIGNNNVIGMNAVVLDGAVIQNENVIAAGSVITGNTRIEDRQLFTGSPGQFKKELSGSSLWWVQESSNVYLKLVEQYDSRYKYHSSLK; encoded by the coding sequence ATGAATATTTATGAGTTTAATGGAATATATCCGAAGATTGCCGACGGAGTCTTTATTGCGCCCACTGCAACCATTATCGGCGACGTCGTCATAGAGGAGGGCAGCAGCATTTGGTTCGGAGCGGTTCTCCGGGGGGACGCAGGGTCGATCCGGATCGGGAAAAATAACAGCATACAGGACAACTGTGTCGTTCATATGACGGACTCAGGAACGTTTATCGGGGACAACAATACGATCGGGCATGGCTCTATCCTGCATAACTGTACAATCGGTAACAACAACGTCATCGGCATGAATGCGGTTGTTCTCGACGGGGCCGTCATTCAAAACGAAAATGTCATCGCAGCGGGCAGCGTAATTACGGGAAATACAAGAATCGAGGACCGTCAGCTCTTTACGGGTTCCCCGGGACAATTCAAGAAAGAATTGTCCGGTAGCTCCTTGTGGTGGGTACAGGAAAGTTCGAACGTATATTTGAAGCTGGTTGAACAATACGACAGCAGGTATAAATATCATAGCAGTTTAAAATGA
- a CDS encoding winged helix-turn-helix transcriptional regulator: MSENEPVVLTKGAPGESCPIAKTLDVIGTKWTFLIIRDLLIEGTLRFSDLLKSMDGISPKTLSLRLKELEENGVVERKVYPEVPPRVEYTITEKGRQLEGIFIELKRFGLRL, translated from the coding sequence ATGAGCGAGAATGAACCCGTCGTTCTAACGAAAGGAGCGCCCGGCGAGTCATGTCCCATTGCCAAGACGCTGGACGTGATCGGGACAAAATGGACGTTTTTAATTATCCGGGACCTGCTAATCGAAGGGACGCTTCGCTTCAGTGATCTGCTCAAATCGATGGACGGCATCAGTCCGAAGACCCTGTCGCTCCGTCTTAAAGAGCTGGAAGAGAACGGTGTAGTGGAACGCAAGGTTTATCCGGAAGTGCCTCCGCGCGTAGAATATACAATTACTGAGAAGGGAAGACAGCTGGAAGGGATTTTTATCGAGTTAAAAAGATTTGGCCTGCGTTTGTAA
- a CDS encoding Crp/Fnr family transcriptional regulator, which produces MYTKYYDFMIDRLEKLTHIQFSEQEKKNVMETFKPIKLTKNDFFIREGDLPSKLAFNVSGLLRSYYIDKNGNDSTKNFFFKGSILGYSALILNQHAKYYIEALESCILLITEYPSFEKITKDNITWLKVIKALQDETIIYKEYRESSFILEDATQRYVNLIRKYPNIEKRIKQKYIASFLGVSPVSLSRIKNKLSNLQM; this is translated from the coding sequence TTGTATACGAAGTATTACGATTTCATGATAGATCGTTTAGAAAAATTGACTCATATTCAATTTTCTGAACAAGAAAAAAAGAATGTAATGGAAACATTTAAACCCATTAAGTTAACTAAAAACGATTTCTTTATAAGGGAGGGTGACTTGCCAAGCAAATTAGCCTTCAATGTTTCGGGATTACTAAGAAGTTATTATATAGATAAAAATGGCAATGACTCGACCAAAAACTTTTTTTTCAAGGGTTCCATACTAGGGTATTCAGCATTAATTTTAAATCAACATGCTAAATACTATATTGAGGCATTAGAAAGTTGTATTTTATTGATAACCGAGTATCCTTCCTTCGAAAAAATAACGAAAGATAACATCACATGGTTAAAAGTTATAAAAGCATTACAAGATGAAACAATAATCTACAAAGAATATCGAGAGTCTAGTTTTATATTAGAAGACGCAACACAACGATACGTTAATCTGATTCGAAAGTACCCGAATATTGAAAAACGTATTAAGCAGAAATACATTGCTTCATTTTTAGGCGTTTCCCCTGTTTCTCTGAGTAGAATAAAAAATAAACTTAGTAATTTACAAATGTAA
- a CDS encoding Gfo/Idh/MocA family protein, translated as MNIGVLGTGFGAYHARLLKNMDLCGRVVVFGRDKNKLAELESELKVEITRDLDGLLRDLDIDVIDLCLPSPLHAEVAVMALEHGKHVFCETPVCCSMEEAAAMLDAERRTSKRVLVNRFIHFDPAFTYLRESCLKGTYGKLLSLTLKRETPPLWGDLGLGSLPIQFMIHELDFIEGLMDSPELRSAWGTEYRDARQSLVRAVFRQEGTIAEVVSSSGMPDGYPFTVGYEAYFESGKLVFLEQDSGDQSDAALMEHTASGAQRLVLEEINPYAATLEHALLSFQHGTNSLLSLDRAARSLGTALEIRRQISQE; from the coding sequence ATGAATATTGGCGTACTCGGGACGGGATTTGGGGCATATCATGCCCGCCTGCTGAAAAATATGGACCTGTGCGGACGCGTGGTCGTGTTCGGAAGAGATAAAAACAAGCTGGCTGAATTGGAAAGTGAGTTGAAGGTAGAGATTACCCGGGATTTGGATGGACTTTTGCGCGATCTGGATATAGATGTCATCGATTTGTGTCTACCCTCCCCGCTTCATGCCGAAGTTGCGGTCATGGCGCTTGAGCATGGAAAGCATGTGTTCTGCGAAACGCCCGTATGCTGCTCCATGGAAGAAGCTGCGGCGATGCTGGATGCGGAAAGGCGAACCAGCAAAAGGGTACTCGTTAACCGGTTTATCCATTTTGACCCGGCCTTTACATATCTTCGGGAGTCCTGCCTGAAAGGCACGTACGGCAAGCTGTTGTCACTCACTTTAAAAAGGGAGACGCCCCCGCTCTGGGGTGATCTGGGCCTCGGCTCCCTCCCTATCCAGTTCATGATTCACGAATTGGACTTTATCGAAGGGTTAATGGATTCGCCGGAGCTTCGATCCGCTTGGGGGACGGAATATAGGGATGCGCGGCAGTCGCTGGTTCGGGCGGTATTCAGGCAAGAAGGCACGATTGCGGAAGTTGTCTCTTCCTCTGGAATGCCTGACGGATATCCCTTTACTGTCGGCTATGAAGCTTATTTTGAATCCGGCAAGCTGGTTTTTCTTGAACAGGATTCTGGAGACCAGTCCGATGCCGCTTTGATGGAACACACCGCCTCCGGCGCGCAGCGTCTCGTTTTGGAGGAGATCAATCCGTATGCCGCCACCTTGGAACACGCGCTGTTAAGCTTCCAACACGGTACGAATTCGCTTCTTTCATTGGACCGGGCGGCCCGTTCTCTTGGAACCGCGCTTGAAATCCGGCGGCAAATCTCCCAAGAATAG
- a CDS encoding ketoacyl-ACP synthase III, giving the protein MAGARITAIGSYVPGTRLTNSDLERMVDTNNEWIIQRTGIQERRISRPDEFTSELCVAAVNNLIQRFNKNVEDVDMVIVATSTPDFTFPSVASLVQDRLHIAQTGAMDLSAACSGFVYALHVAHSLISSGLHKKILVIGADTMSKITDYTDRTTCVLFGDGAGAVLVEQDDHFQSFMGYHLESEGSGAHHVYRANLANKVKDIELVDTRSLVQNGREVYRWVVRKIPGGIKELLTKTDMTIDEVDWFIPHSANLRIIEPICEKIEHPMDKTLYSLVHFGNTSAATIPLSLDLGIREGKVKNGDRVLLYGFGAGLTHAGQLMELRLDEQVAVPGAL; this is encoded by the coding sequence ATGGCAGGAGCAAGAATAACCGCAATAGGAAGTTACGTGCCAGGCACAAGATTAACCAATTCTGATCTGGAGCGGATGGTCGACACGAATAATGAATGGATTATTCAAAGAACCGGAATTCAGGAGCGCAGAATTAGCCGTCCGGATGAATTCACCAGTGAATTGTGCGTTGCTGCAGTAAACAATCTGATTCAGCGATTTAATAAAAACGTAGAAGACGTAGATATGGTTATCGTTGCGACGAGTACGCCGGATTTTACGTTCCCCTCGGTTGCCAGCCTTGTTCAGGACCGGTTACATATCGCCCAGACGGGAGCGATGGATCTAAGCGCGGCATGCTCGGGATTTGTCTATGCGCTGCATGTTGCGCACAGTTTGATTTCATCCGGACTTCACAAGAAAATACTCGTCATCGGCGCGGACACCATGTCCAAAATCACGGATTACACCGATCGGACCACTTGCGTGCTATTTGGCGATGGAGCCGGCGCCGTGCTGGTCGAACAGGATGACCACTTTCAAAGCTTCATGGGGTATCACCTCGAAAGTGAAGGGAGCGGGGCGCACCATGTCTACCGGGCTAATTTAGCGAATAAAGTAAAGGACATCGAATTGGTCGATACAAGAAGCCTTGTGCAAAATGGCCGGGAGGTGTACCGGTGGGTGGTCCGGAAGATTCCTGGCGGGATCAAAGAGCTTTTAACTAAAACGGACATGACCATAGACGAAGTGGACTGGTTCATTCCTCATAGCGCCAACCTGCGGATCATCGAGCCGATCTGTGAAAAAATAGAACACCCGATGGACAAGACGCTGTACAGCTTGGTTCACTTCGGAAATACTTCAGCTGCTACCATCCCATTATCTCTCGACCTCGGCATTCGCGAAGGAAAAGTTAAAAATGGGGATCGGGTTCTTTTGTACGGCTTTGGCGCCGGTTTGACCCATGCCGGGCAGCTGATGGAGCTGAGATTGGACGAACAAGTTGCGGTGCCGGGGGCTTTGTGA
- a CDS encoding Glu/Leu/Phe/Val family dehydrogenase, whose protein sequence is MKLFQAMERDDYEELLFCQDKQSGLKAIIAIHDTSLGPALGGTRMWNYGSEEAAIEDVLRLAKGMTYKNAVSGLNLGGGKTVIIGDPKKDKNEEMFRAFGRFIQGLNGRYITAEDVGTTVQDMDIVYQETDFVAGISPTYGSSGNPSPATAYGVYQGMKAAAKEAFGSDSLEGKVVAVQGAGNVATHLYSHLHTEGAKLIVTDIQQEAVRRAIEQFDAIAVDPDDIYDVNCDIYAPCALGATINDETIPRLKAKVIAGSANNQLKEARHGDLIHELGLVYAPDYVINAGGVINIADELYGYNRERAYNKIAEIHLTIERIFEISKRDGIPTYAAADRLAEERIMKLKQSRSAFLQNSHHTLSRRPVRV, encoded by the coding sequence ATGAAATTATTTCAAGCCATGGAACGAGACGATTATGAGGAGCTGCTGTTCTGCCAGGATAAGCAATCGGGGCTGAAAGCAATTATTGCCATTCACGATACATCGCTTGGACCTGCTCTCGGCGGCACTCGCATGTGGAATTATGGTTCTGAAGAAGCGGCTATTGAAGACGTCCTGCGCCTCGCCAAAGGCATGACGTATAAGAATGCCGTATCGGGTCTTAATCTTGGAGGAGGGAAAACGGTTATCATCGGTGATCCGAAAAAAGATAAAAATGAGGAAATGTTTCGCGCTTTCGGACGTTTTATCCAGGGGTTAAACGGACGGTATATCACGGCTGAAGATGTCGGGACAACGGTTCAGGATATGGACATCGTTTACCAAGAAACCGACTTTGTAGCGGGGATCTCCCCCACATACGGCTCATCAGGCAATCCTTCCCCGGCAACGGCTTACGGGGTTTATCAAGGGATGAAAGCGGCGGCAAAAGAAGCCTTTGGCAGCGATTCGCTGGAAGGGAAAGTGGTCGCCGTCCAGGGGGCAGGAAACGTGGCTACCCATTTATATTCACATCTCCATACGGAAGGAGCAAAATTGATTGTCACCGATATTCAACAAGAGGCTGTTCGGCGGGCAATAGAACAATTCGATGCCATTGCCGTAGACCCGGACGATATTTATGATGTCAACTGCGATATTTACGCGCCTTGTGCGCTCGGTGCGACGATCAACGACGAGACGATCCCGCGCTTAAAAGCAAAAGTCATCGCCGGTTCTGCAAACAATCAATTAAAGGAAGCAAGGCACGGCGATCTGATTCATGAACTCGGACTTGTTTATGCGCCTGATTATGTCATCAACGCCGGGGGAGTTATTAATATAGCGGACGAGTTATACGGCTATAACCGGGAACGCGCGTATAACAAAATTGCAGAGATTCATCTTACGATCGAACGCATTTTTGAAATCTCGAAGCGTGACGGCATACCTACCTATGCGGCTGCAGACAGGCTCGCTGAAGAACGGATAATGAAATTGAAGCAATCACGGAGCGCATTTCTGCAAAACAGTCATCATACCTTGAGCAGAAGGCCGGTACGAGTCTAG
- a CDS encoding helix-turn-helix transcriptional regulator: protein MRLHRLVAILLLMESRGKIKAKELAEALETSVRSIYRDVDTLAEAGVPIVSTPGPSGGLSLMEGYTVGLNSLHSDDVVHLYLTGLGIYSGAGTESGHKLKNALLKLEKTLPDAYKPDLHKAKSRFFFDDTPWWSERPAVPCLEKIRAALWKSHKLTIHYMKPGGETSLRSVRPYGLVVKQGEWYLAAYCEMAEEVRIFKCERIAEAREEEETFGIPADFSLEAYWKERNESFKLSRREDEQYPVVLKVKEPGVNLRDKLDILHEALEKDTVLLTVNMYGYEAACRDVLGFVGYAEVIAPEELRTFVRRKLSELKEWYAE from the coding sequence ATGAGACTGCACCGGCTGGTTGCGATTTTACTGCTGATGGAGTCCAGAGGAAAAATAAAAGCCAAAGAGCTCGCGGAAGCGCTCGAAACCTCCGTCCGTTCGATTTATCGCGATGTGGATACGCTCGCCGAAGCCGGCGTTCCGATTGTCAGCACTCCGGGACCTTCCGGCGGCCTTTCACTGATGGAAGGCTACACCGTTGGTCTGAACAGCCTGCATAGCGACGATGTCGTTCACCTGTATCTCACGGGGCTCGGCATTTACTCCGGCGCGGGAACCGAGTCGGGACATAAGCTCAAGAATGCGCTGCTGAAGCTGGAAAAAACGCTTCCGGACGCCTACAAACCGGATCTGCATAAGGCAAAATCCCGGTTTTTTTTCGATGATACGCCCTGGTGGAGCGAGCGACCGGCGGTTCCCTGCCTGGAAAAGATCAGGGCCGCGCTTTGGAAGTCGCATAAGCTGACGATTCATTACATGAAGCCGGGGGGCGAAACATCGCTCCGAAGTGTACGTCCTTATGGGCTGGTGGTGAAGCAGGGGGAGTGGTACCTGGCCGCTTACTGCGAGATGGCGGAGGAAGTGCGGATCTTCAAATGCGAGCGGATCGCTGAAGCCCGAGAGGAAGAGGAAACGTTCGGGATTCCTGCCGATTTCTCGCTGGAGGCTTATTGGAAAGAGCGGAATGAGTCTTTTAAGCTGTCGAGACGAGAGGATGAGCAGTACCCGGTCGTTCTCAAAGTGAAAGAGCCGGGCGTCAATTTGCGGGACAAGCTGGATATTTTGCACGAAGCCTTGGAAAAGGATACGGTTCTGCTGACAGTGAATATGTACGGGTATGAGGCGGCCTGCCGGGATGTGTTGGGATTTGTCGGTTATGCCGAGGTGATTGCTCCAGAGGAGCTTCGGACTTTTGTGCGGAGAAAACTTTCGGAGCTTAAGGAATGGTATGCGGAATGA
- a CDS encoding SDR family NAD(P)-dependent oxidoreductase produces the protein MNVLNNCEEYTLVTGASSGIGKEIAKEFAIRGRNLVLIARNKNALEELANQLNTNYKVNVLFVSIDLLEENASKSIYEWCKERNIKIQAIINNAGVGLFGEFHNLSVEKQISMIALNINSLVGLVHYFIPELKKRKKGYILNVASIAALYPLPYYSVYGATKAFVLSFTEALRHELRHSNITVSCLCPGDTDTNFFNNAGNTNQKKFLMPPENVAKVAVDSLLKNKSVIYPGNMKLISKIPRFILKKIIARRVSKYEL, from the coding sequence ATGAACGTATTAAATAATTGTGAAGAATATACCCTAGTTACAGGAGCAAGCAGCGGAATTGGAAAAGAGATTGCCAAAGAGTTTGCCATAAGAGGTCGTAATCTAGTATTAATCGCAAGAAATAAAAACGCTCTAGAGGAGTTAGCTAATCAATTAAACACTAACTATAAGGTTAATGTTCTTTTTGTATCAATCGATTTACTGGAAGAGAATGCTTCCAAATCGATTTACGAATGGTGCAAAGAACGTAATATAAAAATTCAAGCGATTATAAATAACGCTGGCGTAGGTTTATTCGGAGAGTTCCATAATTTAAGCGTAGAGAAACAAATAAGTATGATTGCACTGAACATCAATAGTTTAGTTGGTTTGGTTCATTATTTCATTCCAGAACTTAAGAAGCGTAAGAAGGGCTATATTTTAAATGTAGCAAGTATAGCCGCTCTTTACCCATTACCATACTATAGTGTCTATGGCGCGACAAAAGCATTTGTTTTATCGTTTACAGAAGCATTAAGACATGAGTTAAGACACTCAAATATTACAGTAAGTTGTCTTTGTCCCGGGGACACCGATACGAATTTTTTTAATAACGCAGGGAATACAAATCAAAAAAAATTCTTAATGCCGCCAGAAAATGTTGCTAAAGTTGCAGTTGATTCATTACTTAAAAATAAGTCTGTTATTTATCCGGGAAATATGAAACTAATTTCAAAAATTCCAAGATTCATACTCAAAAAAATAATTGCAAGACGAGTGTCAAAATATGAATTGTGA
- a CDS encoding SDR family oxidoreductase, protein MLQNQKVVIIGGSSGIGLEAAKQVIALGGEVIIASRSEEKLQNAKEQLGAKASAHTLDTTDEQQVKSFFETIGTFDHLVISAAVTSGGSFLHTETAQARELFESKFWGQYYAAKYGAPNISPNGSITLFSGVVAYKSMIGSSVLGAVNAAVSNLGQTLALELAPIRVNILSPGIIDTPSRSKMPEDARNDFYTSVAGKLPVQRVGKAEDTAQGVLYLIQNGFVTGTVLHVDGGHRII, encoded by the coding sequence ATGCTGCAAAATCAGAAAGTTGTCATTATCGGAGGAAGCTCCGGAATTGGTCTGGAGGCGGCCAAACAAGTCATAGCACTTGGAGGGGAAGTCATTATTGCCAGCCGGTCGGAAGAGAAACTGCAGAACGCGAAAGAACAACTGGGCGCGAAAGCGTCGGCCCATACGCTGGATACGACGGACGAACAGCAGGTGAAGTCCTTTTTTGAAACGATCGGCACGTTCGATCATCTGGTCATCAGCGCCGCAGTAACTTCCGGAGGGTCTTTCCTCCACACGGAAACCGCCCAAGCCCGCGAGTTGTTCGAGAGCAAATTCTGGGGCCAATACTATGCGGCAAAATACGGTGCGCCAAACATATCACCGAACGGTTCCATTACCTTGTTCTCCGGTGTTGTCGCCTACAAATCGATGATCGGCTCGTCCGTACTGGGCGCAGTTAACGCTGCGGTTTCTAATTTGGGGCAGACGCTGGCCTTGGAGCTCGCTCCCATTCGGGTGAATATTTTGTCGCCGGGTATCATCGATACGCCTTCGAGAAGTAAAATGCCGGAAGACGCGCGAAATGACTTTTATACATCGGTGGCGGGCAAACTGCCGGTACAACGGGTGGGTAAAGCGGAAGATACCGCGCAAGGCGTGCTGTACCTGATCCAAAACGGCTTTGTGACCGGAACCGTTCTTCACGTCGACGGCGGACATCGTATTATTTAA
- a CDS encoding NAD(P)H-dependent oxidoreductase has translation MKNILIINGHEQYGGAEGKLNQTLVDRMVSILSEKNNVQTTIIQNGYNNEEEHRKFLWADVVIYQTPIYWFSIPGLFKTYMDEVYEYGIFFKGGDRYGEGGLLTGKKYMFSTTWNAPEQAFGDPQQFFKGEKLDEAIEHLHRVQEFLGMEALKSFACYDVIKNPKLDQYLSELEAHLHEVLGA, from the coding sequence ATGAAAAATATTCTGATCATCAACGGCCATGAACAATACGGCGGCGCGGAAGGTAAATTGAACCAGACCCTGGTGGATCGGATGGTAAGTATTTTAAGTGAAAAGAACAACGTGCAAACCACGATTATTCAGAACGGGTACAACAACGAAGAAGAGCATCGGAAGTTTTTGTGGGCCGACGTGGTCATCTACCAAACGCCCATCTACTGGTTCAGTATTCCCGGGCTGTTCAAAACGTATATGGATGAAGTGTATGAGTATGGCATCTTTTTCAAGGGCGGAGACCGGTACGGAGAAGGCGGCTTGTTAACCGGTAAAAAATATATGTTCTCCACCACCTGGAACGCTCCCGAGCAGGCATTTGGCGATCCGCAGCAGTTCTTTAAAGGGGAAAAGCTGGACGAGGCAATCGAACATCTGCATCGTGTTCAGGAATTTCTCGGCATGGAGGCATTAAAAAGCTTTGCCTGCTACGATGTCATCAAGAATCCGAAGCTGGATCAATATCTGTCCGAACTGGAAGCCCATCTGCACGAAGTGCTGGGTGCTTAA
- a CDS encoding PQQ-binding-like beta-propeller repeat protein — translation MKKTTYILNALLATSLLTAGDGLYGHIAAADTVHGNTSTVSTAVDSATPALKLLWQAQTNGSRLYEKQAPVINGLVYYAASGKLIAADLATGKVKWSIPGGQYPEVITGNSVFYITSSGNLVRADARNGKIIWKAKGIGTSPETGAHAGFVNGALIYFNENGGLAAYNPSNGKKKWENTALPMYASSLIGQYDGVLIVSSTIDNYRTQFFGLDPATGKQRWRTEGVYSFLAHRNGQLMMRRPPDLSTVTGGVAAPGYLVTWVQLSPRTGKVTKTENYTPLNDVSRLGNSYTLIKGPYLYTADGNLEKNEAFLRRYTLGQDSNAKPVSYEQYGKWLAGPENGMAFFSQGTELIGVKLGNLSKVSYGRFPTPVARVQAIGRGVFVSLDNGDFYLIEAATGKRLGRISTKATEIGNAYTVNGTLLVQTNKGLFAAALPKPLK, via the coding sequence TTGAAAAAAACAACCTATATTCTGAACGCGCTGCTCGCCACATCGCTGCTTACCGCCGGTGATGGTCTTTACGGACATATCGCGGCGGCCGATACCGTACATGGCAATACCTCTACCGTTTCCACTGCTGTCGACTCCGCAACTCCAGCGCTTAAACTGCTTTGGCAGGCACAAACGAACGGAAGCAGACTTTATGAAAAGCAGGCCCCCGTAATAAACGGCCTTGTATACTATGCAGCAAGCGGCAAGCTCATAGCGGCAGATCTAGCGACAGGCAAGGTGAAATGGTCCATCCCGGGAGGACAGTATCCCGAAGTAATAACAGGCAATTCCGTCTTTTACATTACAAGCAGCGGCAATCTGGTGCGTGCGGATGCCCGAAACGGGAAGATAATCTGGAAAGCGAAAGGGATCGGTACCTCGCCTGAGACTGGAGCGCATGCCGGATTTGTAAACGGAGCCTTGATTTATTTTAACGAAAACGGCGGACTCGCCGCCTACAATCCTTCTAACGGCAAGAAAAAATGGGAAAACACAGCATTGCCCATGTACGCCAGCTCCCTGATCGGCCAATATGACGGCGTACTCATCGTGTCCAGTACGATCGATAATTACCGGACGCAATTTTTCGGCCTTGATCCCGCGACCGGCAAACAACGGTGGAGAACCGAGGGCGTTTACTCCTTCCTCGCCCACCGGAACGGACAGCTTATGATGCGCCGGCCGCCGGACCTTTCAACGGTTACCGGCGGAGTGGCGGCTCCCGGTTATTTGGTCACTTGGGTTCAACTGAGTCCCCGGACTGGAAAGGTGACCAAAACGGAGAACTATACTCCTCTTAATGATGTAAGCCGACTCGGCAACAGCTATACCTTAATTAAAGGCCCCTATCTCTATACTGCCGACGGAAATCTCGAGAAGAATGAAGCCTTCCTTCGCCGCTATACTTTAGGGCAAGACAGCAATGCCAAACCTGTCAGCTATGAACAGTATGGAAAATGGTTGGCTGGCCCGGAAAACGGGATGGCTTTCTTTTCACAGGGAACCGAATTGATCGGTGTCAAGCTTGGTAATCTTAGTAAAGTGTCCTACGGCCGCTTTCCCACTCCCGTTGCCCGTGTCCAAGCCATAGGTAGGGGCGTGTTCGTCAGTTTGGATAACGGAGACTTTTACTTGATCGAGGCGGCGACGGGCAAAAGGCTCGGGCGTATCTCAACGAAAGCTACAGAGATTGGTAACGCCTATACGGTCAATGGCACGCTTCTCGTTCAGACGAATAAGGGATTATTCGCCGCCGCACTTCCGAAACCGTTAAAATAA
- a CDS encoding 3-keto-5-aminohexanoate cleavage protein: protein MSWNYTDSYEWMERVTSMEPLIITCCCNGGVQGKESHRGIPETPEEIADSVYEAYNEGASVVHVHGRDPNNLGDTTMDPEVMYRINALIRERCPDIIINNTTGGGPTSTMEDRLRSLDALPEMASLNMGPDMSRFVIKAREEALDHPRPSQEYDICIPFTYGFIEQLAAGMLEKGIIPEMEMYNSGQYWVAQKLISEGLIKTPYLFQFVMGYQTATYPTPENLIHMARELPAGAHFTVAGIGKYQWAMTTQSILLGGHVRVGLEDNIYLKRGQKLKNNAEAVAKIALISRELNREIATPEQARSMLGVSSIPSRY from the coding sequence ATGAGTTGGAATTATACCGATTCTTATGAGTGGATGGAACGGGTCACATCGATGGAGCCTTTGATTATTACCTGCTGCTGCAACGGAGGCGTTCAAGGAAAAGAGTCTCATCGGGGAATTCCGGAAACACCCGAAGAGATTGCCGATTCGGTTTATGAGGCCTACAATGAAGGGGCGTCCGTTGTCCATGTTCACGGGAGGGATCCAAACAATCTCGGAGACACCACAATGGACCCCGAAGTTATGTATCGGATCAATGCGTTAATTCGGGAACGATGTCCGGATATCATAATCAACAATACAACTGGAGGCGGACCGACATCGACCATGGAGGACAGGCTTCGCAGTCTGGATGCGCTGCCGGAGATGGCATCACTAAACATGGGACCGGATATGTCGCGTTTTGTGATCAAGGCCAGAGAAGAAGCTCTGGACCATCCCCGTCCCTCCCAGGAATACGACATCTGCATCCCTTTTACGTACGGCTTCATTGAACAGCTGGCAGCGGGCATGCTCGAGAAAGGCATCATACCCGAGATGGAGATGTATAATTCCGGTCAATATTGGGTGGCTCAAAAACTGATATCCGAAGGATTAATCAAGACGCCATACTTGTTTCAATTTGTGATGGGTTATCAGACCGCTACTTACCCTACGCCTGAAAACCTGATTCATATGGCCCGCGAGCTACCGGCCGGAGCGCATTTTACCGTCGCCGGCATCGGAAAATACCAATGGGCGATGACGACGCAAAGCATTCTGCTCGGAGGACATGTGCGCGTAGGTTTGGAAGACAATATTTATCTAAAGCGCGGTCAGAAGCTGAAGAACAATGCTGAGGCCGTCGCCAAAATTGCCCTCATCTCAAGAGAGCTTAACCGTGAAATCGCAACACCGGAGCAAGCAAGGAGCATGTTGGGGGTTTCGTCCATACCTAGCCGCTATTGA